In Candidatus Bathyarchaeota archaeon, a single window of DNA contains:
- a CDS encoding carbohydrate kinase family protein, whose amino-acid sequence MKEKQSLIRKLSNVRIKPDVTVLQGFFLDHFVTYLGDGGSLDSYISRLRELAELGGGNIPESRQQILRGGKGFNTSSALASLGARVHYLGRTDELGLHLMKFFARDKDIDFTHVKTDGELAMTVALELKHMGRSFNAMLNHPGSVADFCFEDLESSDLDLIRETDYLIVTEWTMNLRGTDLAEKIFSYAERFPCRKFFDPGDPSWRKQDINDLVERVLLPAKFQVLSVNESEAIWYASYFDHRYLDRMRSEPLEKLGFECAKRLRDELKLRIDLHTPTFTASIEGAKEFLTPTFEVEVRRVTGAGDAWQAGNVYGELIGLTPEERLLLANATAAYYISHPRGDHGNLNELREFIAVNRLRGPPEL is encoded by the coding sequence TTGAAGGAGAAGCAAAGCCTTATCAGGAAGCTATCCAACGTCCGGATTAAGCCTGATGTTACCGTGTTGCAGGGTTTCTTCTTGGACCATTTCGTGACGTATCTGGGGGATGGGGGCTCCCTTGACTCCTACATCTCAAGGTTGCGCGAGCTTGCGGAGCTAGGTGGAGGCAACATCCCTGAGAGTAGGCAGCAGATACTTAGGGGCGGGAAGGGATTCAACACCTCATCCGCCTTAGCTTCCCTCGGGGCGCGCGTCCATTATCTAGGGAGGACCGATGAGCTTGGGCTTCACTTGATGAAGTTTTTCGCTAGGGATAAGGATATAGATTTCACCCATGTGAAGACCGATGGGGAACTGGCTATGACCGTGGCCCTGGAGCTGAAGCATATGGGAAGGTCGTTTAACGCGATGCTCAACCATCCTGGGTCCGTCGCGGACTTCTGCTTCGAAGACCTTGAAAGCTCGGATCTGGATTTGATTAGAGAGACCGATTACCTCATCGTCACCGAGTGGACCATGAACCTTAGGGGCACGGATCTGGCGGAGAAAATATTCAGTTATGCTGAGAGGTTTCCCTGCAGGAAATTCTTCGATCCAGGCGATCCAAGCTGGCGTAAACAGGATATAAATGATCTGGTTGAACGCGTCTTATTGCCGGCCAAATTTCAAGTATTGAGTGTGAACGAGAGTGAAGCGATATGGTACGCCTCATATTTCGATCATAGATATCTGGATAGGATGAGGAGTGAGCCGTTGGAGAAGCTCGGCTTTGAATGCGCTAAAAGGCTTAGAGACGAGCTTAAGCTACGCATAGATCTGCATACTCCGACCTTCACAGCCTCGATCGAGGGCGCCAAAGAGTTTTTAACGCCCACCTTCGAGGTCGAAGTTAGGAGGGTTACCGGAGCTGGGGATGCCTGGCAGGCGGGTAACGTCTATGGAGAGCTCATAGGGTTAACCCCGGAGGAGAGGCTGCTGCTGGCTAACGCCACGGCAGCATATTATATATCGCATCCCAGAGGGGACCACGGCAACCTAAACGAGTTAAGGGAGTTTATAGCCGTTAACAGGCTTAGAGGGCCTCCCGAATTATGA
- a CDS encoding 3-phosphoglycerate dehydrogenase — protein sequence MLRGAGLDVDYEPAITREELLKKIGGYHAVIVRSRTRMDREIIEKADSLRIIVRAGAGLDNIDLEAARAKGVRVESTPEALTQSVAELTIGLILAVLRRIAYADHSMKKGEWIKRQLIGQELKGKVVGVVGAGGRIGLQVSRMLAHGFQAEVIGYDVIDVSGKAVEIGFKPVASLDELLPIADIVTLHVPYLPSTHHLIDRERIERMKDGAILINTSRGRIVDGEALLNAIRKGKIAGAGLDVYHDEPPREGWELELISHPATVCTCHIGAQTVEAQKTAAVLAAELVIRELKNAAPP from the coding sequence ATCCTTAGGGGTGCGGGGCTCGACGTCGACTATGAGCCCGCGATAACGCGGGAAGAGCTCCTCAAAAAGATAGGAGGCTACCATGCCGTTATAGTCAGGAGTAGAACCAGGATGGACAGGGAGATTATCGAGAAGGCCGACTCCCTCAGGATAATAGTGAGGGCGGGGGCAGGCCTGGACAACATCGACTTGGAGGCTGCAAGGGCCAAGGGCGTCAGGGTTGAATCGACCCCTGAAGCCCTGACCCAAAGCGTAGCTGAACTCACCATAGGATTGATCCTAGCAGTGCTTAGACGTATAGCTTACGCCGATCACTCCATGAAGAAAGGTGAATGGATTAAGAGGCAGCTTATAGGCCAGGAGCTGAAGGGGAAGGTCGTGGGCGTAGTCGGCGCAGGGGGCAGGATAGGCCTCCAAGTCTCGAGGATGTTGGCTCATGGATTCCAAGCCGAGGTGATAGGCTACGATGTAATAGATGTAAGTGGTAAAGCCGTGGAGATAGGGTTTAAGCCGGTCGCATCCCTGGATGAGCTGCTTCCGATCGCGGATATCGTAACCCTCCACGTACCCTACCTTCCATCTACCCATCACTTAATAGACAGGGAAAGGATAGAGAGGATGAAGGACGGCGCAATCCTGATAAATACGTCGAGGGGGAGGATAGTGGATGGGGAGGCCCTCCTGAACGCTATAAGGAAGGGTAAGATCGCGGGGGCGGGCCTAGATGTCTACCACGACGAGCCTCCCAGGGAGGGATGGGAGCTGGAACTGATATCCCATCCGGCAACCGTTTGCACCTGCCACATCGGAGCCCAGACGGTGGAGGCCCAAAAGACTGCTGCCGTGCTCGCAGCGGAGCTGGTAATACGAGAGCTTAAAAACGCGGCCCCGCCATAA
- a CDS encoding alcohol dehydrogenase catalytic domain-containing protein — protein MIRCKAALLYGERDLRIEEANLGDLKDDQVLVRINTTTLCPTDLRKYLGYAEIPGPMILGHEISGVVEEAGVSVSSTAPGDRVVVYSILPCGVCRYCRRHMPELCDNLIGIGGSAGSIRRYYENYLFQGIGGGLAEYIKIPEKLVLKLPKTIPLDYGSVIEPLANVIRGQLMCDPSPGKTELIFGAGPIGLMHLIAAQSMGVGEVIVAEPLEERSRIAKELGATAVLNPREGDFKEGVRELTHGAGPDIVVVATGWGAQAECSEMAVELAAKGGVINIFAATYPKMPIKIDPNDIHYKELRILGSFDHRPWNYYEAIDLMIKNYDKIRRLVYPRFKLTDVREAFESYGKEGSMKVAVDMR, from the coding sequence ATGATTAGGTGTAAAGCTGCATTACTCTACGGCGAGAGGGATCTCAGGATCGAGGAAGCGAACCTTGGAGATCTTAAAGATGATCAGGTCCTGGTGAGGATTAACACGACGACCCTATGCCCCACTGATCTCAGGAAATATCTGGGGTATGCGGAGATCCCCGGCCCCATGATACTGGGACACGAGATAAGCGGGGTGGTGGAGGAGGCAGGCGTCTCGGTCTCATCGACAGCCCCAGGGGATAGGGTCGTCGTATACTCCATCCTGCCCTGCGGTGTATGCCGCTACTGTAGGCGGCACATGCCTGAACTATGCGATAACCTCATAGGGATAGGAGGGAGCGCCGGCTCCATCAGGAGATATTACGAGAACTACCTCTTCCAGGGTATCGGGGGCGGACTAGCCGAGTATATTAAGATCCCTGAAAAACTGGTTTTGAAGCTCCCCAAAACGATACCCTTAGACTACGGTAGCGTGATCGAGCCTTTGGCCAACGTGATCAGGGGGCAGCTGATGTGCGATCCAAGCCCAGGTAAGACGGAGCTCATATTCGGGGCCGGCCCCATCGGGTTGATGCACCTCATAGCGGCCCAGTCGATGGGCGTCGGCGAAGTCATAGTCGCTGAGCCCCTGGAGGAGAGGAGTAGAATAGCTAAGGAGCTCGGCGCCACCGCTGTTTTAAATCCCAGAGAGGGTGATTTCAAGGAGGGGGTCAGGGAGCTCACCCATGGAGCAGGCCCAGACATAGTCGTGGTGGCCACGGGGTGGGGTGCCCAAGCGGAATGCAGCGAGATGGCGGTTGAGCTTGCCGCTAAAGGGGGTGTTATAAACATTTTCGCAGCCACGTACCCTAAGATGCCTATAAAAATAGATCCGAACGATATCCATTATAAGGAGCTCAGAATCCTAGGATCCTTCGATCATAGGCCATGGAACTACTACGAGGCCATCGACCTAATGATTAAAAACTACGATAAGATTAGGAGGCTCGTCTATCCGAGGTTTAAATTAACCGATGTAAGGGAAGCCTTTGAAAGTTATGGGAAGGAGGGCTCCATGAAGGTGGCTGTGGACATGAGATGA
- a CDS encoding pyruvate ferredoxin oxidoreductase (catalyzes the formation of acetyl-CoA from pyruvate and coenzyme A): protein MVTLRELPVEELFGPGHRLCAGCGPAISMRMLTKAFRGPTVVTNATGCVEVASSIYPFNAWGVPWVHTAFENAAATASGIEAGFKALRRKGKLERNVDVIAIGGDGGTFDIGIQALSGALERGHDFVYLCYDNEAYMNTGIQRSGATPHGAATTTSPAGSKIPGKPEWKKDLIGICIAHGIDYAATASIAYWNDYVTKVRKAIEVDGPAVVHVLAPCPLGWRSEPKDTIKIAKLAVQTRFFPIYEYDKGTYRLSIKVPNPKPVEEFLKLQGRFRHLFQPEFADEIRKIQDYVDRNYERIAKLSGEP, encoded by the coding sequence ATGGTGACCTTAAGGGAATTGCCCGTGGAGGAGCTCTTCGGCCCGGGCCACCGCCTATGCGCAGGGTGCGGTCCAGCCATATCCATGCGCATGTTGACGAAGGCCTTCAGGGGCCCCACAGTCGTTACAAACGCCACCGGATGCGTCGAGGTTGCCTCCTCAATATATCCTTTCAACGCCTGGGGCGTGCCGTGGGTTCACACGGCCTTCGAGAACGCCGCAGCCACAGCCTCGGGCATAGAGGCGGGCTTTAAAGCCTTGAGGAGGAAGGGCAAGCTCGAAAGAAACGTGGATGTGATAGCTATAGGCGGAGACGGCGGCACCTTCGATATAGGGATACAAGCCTTATCCGGAGCCTTGGAGAGAGGCCACGACTTCGTATACCTATGTTACGATAACGAGGCCTACATGAACACGGGTATCCAGAGGTCTGGGGCGACGCCCCATGGAGCCGCGACGACGACGAGCCCCGCCGGGAGCAAGATACCTGGCAAGCCAGAATGGAAGAAGGATCTGATAGGCATATGTATAGCCCACGGCATAGATTATGCAGCCACCGCGAGCATAGCCTACTGGAACGATTACGTCACGAAGGTGAGGAAGGCCATAGAGGTGGATGGCCCAGCGGTGGTGCATGTGCTCGCCCCATGCCCTCTGGGATGGAGGTCGGAACCCAAAGACACCATTAAAATCGCTAAATTAGCGGTGCAGACGAGGTTCTTCCCTATCTATGAATACGATAAGGGAACGTATAGGCTGAGCATCAAGGTTCCCAACCCGAAGCCGGTGGAGGAATTCCTCAAACTCCAGGGCAGGTTCAGACACCTCTTCCAGCCGGAGTTCGCCGATGAGATAAGGAAGATACAGGACTACGTGGACAGGAACTACGAGAGGATCGCGAAGCTATCCGGGGAGCCCTAG
- the gnd gene encoding decarboxylating 6-phosphogluconate dehydrogenase — MKLGFIGLGRMGKPMVLNLLAHGHEVVAYTPHNVAALKEVESKGAAAAKSIREVAQLLPKPKVVFLSIPAGDPVDEAIEEMLPELSEGDIIIDGCNSYFKDSIRRASRLKERGIHFLDAGISGGIEGAEKGACFMIGGDREAFEKAKPIFEALAAPGAYAYLGESGAGHYVKMVHNGVLYAILEAYGEGFALLDAAPYNLDLHKIAEIWKNGSVVRSWLLGLAERALSRDPRLSKIGRWIGGGGTGRWAATTAMELEVPTPAINAALTMRYSSRDRDTFAAKLISALRYEFGGHEYKEA, encoded by the coding sequence TTGAAGCTCGGTTTTATAGGACTGGGCAGAATGGGGAAGCCCATGGTATTAAACTTGCTGGCGCACGGCCATGAGGTAGTAGCCTACACCCCCCATAATGTGGCGGCCCTTAAGGAGGTGGAGTCGAAGGGAGCCGCAGCCGCCAAGTCAATAAGGGAGGTGGCCCAGCTGCTCCCAAAACCCAAGGTGGTCTTCCTATCGATCCCAGCGGGGGACCCGGTGGACGAGGCCATAGAGGAGATGCTCCCGGAGCTCTCCGAGGGGGACATAATCATTGACGGCTGCAACTCCTACTTCAAGGACTCCATAAGGAGGGCCAGCCGCCTCAAAGAGAGGGGGATACACTTCCTAGACGCCGGCATAAGCGGGGGAATCGAGGGGGCCGAGAAGGGAGCATGCTTCATGATAGGAGGGGACAGGGAAGCCTTCGAGAAGGCAAAGCCCATATTCGAGGCACTAGCAGCCCCGGGAGCCTACGCATACCTGGGCGAGAGCGGGGCCGGACACTACGTAAAGATGGTTCATAACGGCGTCCTATACGCCATCCTCGAAGCCTATGGAGAGGGCTTCGCCCTACTAGACGCAGCCCCATACAACCTGGACCTCCATAAAATAGCCGAGATATGGAAGAACGGAAGCGTGGTGAGATCCTGGTTACTAGGCCTAGCTGAGAGGGCCCTCAGCAGGGATCCAAGGCTGAGCAAGATCGGCAGGTGGATCGGAGGGGGAGGGACGGGTAGATGGGCGGCGACGACAGCGATGGAGCTCGAGGTCCCCACACCGGCCATAAACGCGGCGTTAACTATGCGATACTCATCCAGGGACAGAGACACCTTCGCCGCCAAGCTCATATCCGCGCTCAGATACGAGTTCGGCGGACACGAATACAAAGAAGCTTAA
- a CDS encoding aldehyde ferredoxin oxidoreductase family protein yields the protein MKGVAGKVLHVDLSEGGMESKTLEESILRSYLGGVGLAARILYDRGGRADPLGPENPLIMAPGLLVGTGFPTASKTIFMAKSPLTGGVGRAAAGAWVGVALKRAGFDALIIEGRAEAPTMLYIDDGSSSMEDASKLWGLNVREAARKIKDRYGGASTAVIGPAGERLSLIAGIDCEERQAARTGLGAVMGSKRLKAIAVKGTGRVEYADPDSLRVLSLKWSKTLREDPKSELQRKYGTPEFYDWMNRDRGVFPSRNWQHGYFKASYDKLEGNERSGLDPYYWAPKYTFKNRACPYCNKPCGRIFRITSGKYAGTELDGPEYETIYSLGGALEVDDPEAVARLHMECDLLGFDGISAGLTIAWAMEAHERGLLSTEDLDGVDLRFGNADAALEALRRMAYRKGRLGRLLADGVKVASERLGKNSDRFAIHVKGLELPAYDVRGLKGVGLSFAVSVRGADHLNAVCYSTELKGTWWKFSGVDRFSSKNKGFMVKLHEDMMTLYDALGICKFSRGFFYVEELPPVIEAVTGARLEVSELFTIGERIYNLERAYNAREGLSRMDDRLPHRILWEPIPEGPSAGSCVTPLELEEMLDEYYAARGWSEDGIPTKAKLTQLDLFKEAEEIGA from the coding sequence ATGAAGGGAGTGGCGGGTAAGGTCTTACACGTGGATCTTTCAGAGGGTGGGATGGAGTCTAAAACCCTTGAGGAGTCTATCCTGAGATCCTATCTGGGAGGGGTAGGCCTGGCCGCCCGAATCCTCTACGATAGAGGGGGGAGGGCCGACCCTCTAGGCCCCGAGAACCCTCTGATAATGGCTCCGGGGTTGCTCGTCGGTACGGGGTTCCCCACCGCTTCTAAAACCATCTTCATGGCGAAGTCTCCTTTGACCGGCGGGGTGGGGAGGGCTGCTGCGGGAGCATGGGTCGGCGTAGCATTGAAGAGGGCTGGATTTGATGCCCTAATCATAGAAGGGAGGGCGGAAGCACCCACCATGCTTTATATCGATGATGGATCCTCATCGATGGAGGATGCCTCCAAGCTTTGGGGTTTAAACGTCCGCGAAGCCGCCAGAAAGATCAAGGATAGATACGGAGGGGCTTCGACGGCCGTTATAGGCCCCGCCGGGGAGCGGTTAAGCCTAATAGCTGGGATAGACTGCGAGGAGAGGCAGGCCGCTAGGACCGGCCTGGGGGCGGTCATGGGATCTAAAAGGCTTAAGGCTATAGCCGTGAAAGGCACAGGTCGAGTAGAATACGCGGATCCGGATTCTTTAAGGGTCCTCTCTTTGAAATGGTCTAAGACGCTTCGAGAGGATCCGAAATCCGAGCTTCAGAGAAAGTACGGTACCCCCGAATTCTATGATTGGATGAACAGGGATCGGGGCGTGTTCCCGAGTAGGAACTGGCAGCATGGATACTTCAAGGCGAGCTATGATAAACTTGAAGGGAACGAGCGCTCCGGATTGGACCCGTATTACTGGGCTCCGAAATACACCTTCAAGAACAGGGCCTGCCCTTATTGCAACAAGCCTTGCGGCAGGATATTCAGGATCACCTCCGGCAAGTACGCTGGGACCGAACTCGACGGACCCGAATATGAGACGATCTACTCCCTAGGCGGGGCTTTGGAGGTCGACGATCCCGAGGCCGTGGCGAGGCTCCATATGGAATGCGATCTACTCGGGTTCGACGGCATCTCCGCAGGCCTCACCATAGCCTGGGCTATGGAAGCCCATGAGCGGGGGCTCCTCTCAACGGAGGATCTAGACGGGGTCGACCTCAGATTCGGAAACGCTGACGCCGCCCTCGAAGCCCTAAGGAGGATGGCGTACCGGAAAGGGAGGCTGGGTAGGCTGCTGGCTGACGGTGTTAAAGTTGCCAGCGAGAGGCTTGGAAAGAACTCGGATAGATTCGCCATCCACGTGAAGGGTTTAGAGCTACCAGCTTACGATGTGAGGGGCCTCAAGGGGGTAGGCTTATCCTTCGCAGTATCTGTAAGGGGAGCCGACCACCTTAACGCTGTATGCTACTCAACGGAGCTCAAGGGAACATGGTGGAAATTCAGCGGCGTAGACAGGTTCTCCTCCAAGAACAAGGGCTTCATGGTTAAGTTGCATGAGGATATGATGACCCTATACGATGCCCTGGGGATATGCAAGTTTTCGAGGGGCTTCTTCTACGTGGAAGAACTACCCCCGGTGATAGAGGCTGTGACAGGGGCAAGACTTGAAGTTTCAGAGCTCTTCACGATAGGTGAGAGAATATACAATCTGGAACGGGCATATAATGCAAGGGAGGGGCTTAGCCGTATGGATGATAGACTACCCCATCGAATCCTGTGGGAGCCGATACCCGAGGGTCCCTCCGCGGGCAGCTGCGTGACCCCCCTAGAACTCGAGGAGATGCTGGACGAATATTATGCTGCGAGGGGATGGTCGGAGGATGGAATACCCACAAAAGCTAAACTGACCCAGCTCGACCTGTTCAAGGAGGCGGAGGAGATAGGCGCATAA
- a CDS encoding ribulose-phosphate 3-epimerase, with the protein MSRVRIGASMLSARFSHLAEEVVRCQKSGVDFLHFDVMDGSMTSIITFGHLVIKSLREYSDLKFDVHCYLLDPYRHLPFIVEAGADAITIHMEADGKAIQSLKYIRDKGLEAGVALLPDTPLKAVSGLLELIDSMTIISVDVMSYGSWKFLPGILDKIRAARALLDDNGLDLDLRVDGGINLDNVRSVVDAGATSLVIGGTLFKGGEMSSILAELRGRIAR; encoded by the coding sequence TTGAGTAGGGTACGTATAGGTGCGTCTATGCTCTCCGCCCGCTTCTCTCATCTCGCCGAAGAGGTGGTGCGTTGCCAGAAGAGCGGGGTGGATTTCCTACACTTCGATGTTATGGATGGAAGCATGACGAGCATCATCACTTTCGGCCATCTAGTGATAAAGTCTCTGAGGGAATATAGCGATTTAAAGTTCGATGTGCACTGCTATCTCCTAGACCCGTATAGGCATCTCCCCTTCATAGTGGAAGCCGGTGCGGACGCCATAACAATTCACATGGAGGCTGATGGAAAGGCCATCCAATCCCTGAAATATATTAGGGATAAAGGCCTCGAGGCGGGCGTGGCCCTCCTCCCCGACACTCCCCTTAAAGCGGTCAGCGGGCTGCTCGAATTAATCGATTCCATGACTATAATATCTGTGGACGTTATGAGCTACGGCTCCTGGAAGTTTCTGCCGGGCATCTTGGATAAGATTAGGGCTGCCAGGGCGCTCCTGGATGATAATGGATTGGACTTGGACCTCAGGGTTGACGGGGGTATAAACCTGGATAATGTACGCAGCGTGGTTGACGCGGGTGCAACTTCACTCGTGATAGGTGGGACGTTGTTTAAAGGTGGAGAGATGAGTAGTATATTGGCCGAGTTGAGGGGTAGGATCGCGAGATAA
- the porA gene encoding pyruvate ferredoxin oxidoreductase, with the protein MEKMKVVGLSGDQIAAYAAKQCRVDVVSAYPITPQTIIVEEYSNYVANGEVDTEFICVESEHSAMSACIGASLTGARVFTATSSQGLALMHEMLYIASGLRCPIVMCVVNRALSAPINIHCDHSDMMGSRDCGWIQVFAENAQEVYDWVIQAFKIAEDREVLLPMAVNLDGFTISHALEDIRVLEDGAVDEFLPEREAVYRLDPDNPILVGPLVLPDYYFEFKVQQEEAMRKAAEKIGEVTREYYEYSSRKYAPIDPFNVEGANTALIAMGSTAGMLRTVARQLEREGKRVAVIKLWLYRPFPGDELIKLVEDMESLIVLDRTLSFGAPVGPLCSDVIAALYNAGRCDIRVANAVYGLGGRDLTPAEVEELSMKALKMAETKMVDKRMEFIGVRE; encoded by the coding sequence ATGGAAAAGATGAAGGTGGTAGGGTTAAGCGGCGACCAGATAGCAGCCTACGCCGCTAAGCAGTGCAGGGTCGACGTGGTATCAGCCTATCCCATAACGCCTCAAACTATAATAGTGGAGGAGTATAGCAACTACGTGGCCAACGGCGAGGTGGACACGGAGTTCATATGCGTGGAGTCCGAGCATTCAGCCATGTCTGCTTGCATAGGTGCGAGCCTTACAGGAGCCAGGGTTTTCACGGCCACCTCTAGTCAGGGCCTTGCATTGATGCACGAGATGCTCTACATAGCCTCAGGTCTGAGGTGCCCGATAGTCATGTGCGTGGTGAACAGGGCCCTCTCAGCGCCTATAAACATCCACTGCGACCACTCAGACATGATGGGATCCAGGGACTGCGGATGGATACAAGTATTCGCGGAGAACGCTCAGGAGGTTTACGATTGGGTCATACAAGCCTTCAAGATAGCTGAGGATAGGGAGGTGCTCCTCCCGATGGCCGTAAACCTGGATGGCTTCACCATAAGCCACGCCCTCGAGGACATAAGGGTCCTGGAGGACGGTGCTGTGGATGAATTTCTCCCTGAGAGAGAGGCCGTATACAGGCTGGATCCGGATAACCCGATACTGGTGGGGCCATTGGTGCTACCCGACTACTACTTCGAATTCAAAGTCCAGCAGGAGGAGGCCATGAGAAAGGCCGCTGAGAAGATAGGGGAGGTTACGAGGGAATACTATGAATATTCGAGCCGGAAATACGCGCCTATAGACCCGTTCAACGTGGAGGGCGCGAACACAGCCCTCATAGCCATGGGGAGCACGGCTGGAATGCTGAGAACCGTGGCGAGGCAGCTGGAGAGGGAGGGGAAGAGGGTAGCAGTGATAAAGCTTTGGCTATACCGTCCATTCCCTGGGGATGAGCTCATCAAACTCGTGGAGGACATGGAATCCCTAATAGTCCTAGACAGGACGTTGAGCTTCGGAGCTCCGGTCGGCCCTCTCTGCAGCGACGTGATCGCCGCCCTATACAATGCTGGGAGATGCGATATAAGGGTGGCCAACGCAGTCTACGGCCTGGGGGGCAGGGATCTCACCCCAGCCGAGGTGGAGGAGCTCTCCATGAAAGCCCTGAAGATGGCTGAGACCAAGATGGTCGATAAGAGGATGGAGTTCATAGGCGTGAGGGAGTGA
- a CDS encoding fructose 1,6-bisphosphatase: MKVTVSLIKADVGSTPGHHVVHVRQLEVAREKLGREKNNGKIIDFHVFNCGDDIELLITHDKGENSEEIHRIAWDTFMEVTERVSKPLKLYGAGQDLLAEAFSGNIKGLGPGVAEMEFEERESEPIVVFAADKTEPGAFNLPLFRIFADPSFTAGLVIDPNMNQGFTFRVMDVLENRYVDLRCPAEMYELVGLIGTTDRYLIERIFRSVDGLIAAVCSTSRLSLIAGKYVGKDDPCMIVRCQHGLPAVGEVLTPFGFPHLVPGFMRGSHIGPLMPVSVQDARCTLFDGPPRVVALGFNLLNGEIIGPNGSGPADLFRDVAFDKAREEANNITDYIRRHGEFMPARLGAEELEYTTLPLILKKLEGRFKKY, encoded by the coding sequence TTGAAGGTCACCGTATCCTTGATTAAGGCTGATGTAGGCTCCACCCCTGGACATCATGTAGTGCATGTAAGGCAGCTTGAGGTTGCGAGGGAGAAGTTGGGGAGGGAGAAGAATAACGGGAAGATAATAGATTTCCACGTCTTCAACTGTGGGGACGATATAGAGCTTTTAATAACTCACGATAAAGGGGAGAACTCCGAGGAGATTCATAGGATCGCATGGGATACTTTCATGGAGGTTACGGAGAGGGTCTCTAAACCCTTAAAACTCTACGGTGCAGGTCAGGACCTCCTGGCGGAAGCCTTCAGCGGCAACATAAAAGGGTTGGGGCCCGGGGTTGCGGAGATGGAGTTTGAAGAAAGGGAGAGCGAACCCATCGTCGTATTTGCAGCTGATAAAACTGAGCCTGGAGCGTTTAACCTCCCCCTGTTCAGGATATTCGCAGACCCATCCTTCACGGCGGGTTTGGTTATAGACCCAAATATGAATCAGGGCTTCACGTTCCGCGTGATGGATGTCCTGGAGAACCGTTACGTGGATCTTAGGTGTCCCGCTGAAATGTATGAGCTTGTAGGCTTGATAGGGACCACGGATAGATACTTGATTGAGCGCATCTTTAGGTCTGTCGATGGATTGATAGCGGCGGTTTGTAGCACATCCAGGCTATCCCTGATAGCAGGTAAGTACGTGGGCAAGGACGATCCCTGCATGATAGTGAGGTGTCAACATGGCCTCCCGGCGGTTGGAGAGGTCCTCACACCCTTCGGCTTCCCCCACCTGGTTCCAGGCTTCATGAGGGGCTCCCACATCGGACCTTTGATGCCCGTAAGCGTCCAGGACGCGAGGTGCACATTATTCGATGGACCCCCGAGGGTGGTGGCATTAGGCTTCAACCTCCTGAACGGAGAGATCATTGGGCCGAACGGCTCTGGACCCGCGGATCTATTCCGGGACGTGGCCTTCGACAAGGCCCGGGAAGAAGCCAACAACATCACTGATTACATCAGGAGACATGGAGAGTTCATGCCAGCCCGTTTAGGGGCTGAAGAACTTGAGTATACGACGTTACCCCTCATCCTGAAGAAGCTTGAGGGCCGCTTCAAAAAATATTAA
- a CDS encoding heptaprenylglyceryl phosphate synthase gives MGSIQDDWKNWRHITKLDPDRPNPPELISKVVNSGTDAVMVSGTQGITREKVKALLKMLRGKGIPVVIEPANKDAVVFDAGVDYVFIPSVLNSNSKWWVIDVHVEWIVDQLKRGGEILWGKVLPEAYIVLNPDSAVARLTESRTDLSVEEILGYVKLADSFLRFPIVYIEYSGRYGDPEVVRMARSHIGNARLFYGGGIDSREKALEMAKYATIVVGNIVYRDVGSFLETVI, from the coding sequence ATGGGATCCATCCAAGATGATTGGAAGAATTGGAGGCATATCACCAAGCTTGACCCAGATAGGCCGAACCCTCCAGAGCTCATCAGCAAAGTCGTGAATAGTGGAACGGATGCCGTGATGGTCAGCGGCACCCAGGGGATAACCAGGGAGAAGGTTAAGGCGCTCCTGAAGATGCTTAGGGGCAAGGGGATCCCGGTAGTGATTGAGCCTGCAAATAAGGATGCAGTGGTGTTCGATGCCGGCGTAGACTACGTATTTATACCTTCAGTTCTGAATTCTAACAGTAAATGGTGGGTTATCGACGTGCATGTGGAATGGATAGTGGATCAGCTCAAGAGAGGTGGGGAGATCCTCTGGGGAAAGGTTCTACCTGAGGCCTACATAGTTTTGAATCCGGACTCGGCCGTTGCACGGTTAACCGAGTCCAGAACAGACCTATCCGTGGAGGAGATTCTGGGATACGTCAAGCTCGCGGACTCCTTCCTTAGATTCCCAATCGTCTACATCGAGTACAGCGGCAGATATGGGGATCCCGAGGTTGTGAGGATGGCCCGCTCCCATATAGGGAACGCGAGGCTTTTCTATGGAGGGGGTATAGACTCGAGGGAGAAGGCCCTGGAGATGGCTAAGTACGCTACGATAGTGGTTGGAAACATAGTCTATAGGGATGTGGGCAGCTTCCTTGAGACCGTCATATAG